A genomic window from Prunus persica cultivar Lovell chromosome G2, Prunus_persica_NCBIv2, whole genome shotgun sequence includes:
- the LOC18780470 gene encoding mitochondrial acidic protein MAM33: protein MWRKAIATTARGVGALHHPWRTIAHGHSTAVSPSDAVNSILLRSLKEHYLDVTKMNPPPKINPPSPFTVVQGSLDGNGPALKRTFGDEEITISVMRLANIVPGDGGEDDGADDGDDINQLFLHVDVSKPGQKESLHFLCGLYPDALGIHSVSMRPKADAASSVEDGSSYTGPVFEDLDEKIRDAFHNYIEERGVGDSLFPFLRAWLYVKDHRNLMRWFKSVGTFINENKTAVKDS, encoded by the exons ATGTGGAGGAAAGCCATAGCAACAACAGCAAGAGGCGTCGGCGCACTCCACCACCCATGGCGCACGATAGCACACGGCCACTCAACCGCGGTCTCCCCCTCCGATGCCGTCAACTCCATCCTCCTCCGCTCCCTCAAAGAGCACTATCTCGACGTCACGAAAATGAACCCTCCTCCCAAAATAAACCCTCCGTCGCCGTTCACCGTCGTCCAGGGCTCGCTCGACGGCAACGGCCCGGCACTCAAGCGGACTTTCGGCGACGAAGAGATCACCATATCGGTGATGCGATTGGCCAATATTGTGCCCGGCGATGGCGGAGAAGACGACGGCGCTGACGATGGCGATGACATCAACCAGTTGTTCCTGCACGTCGACGTTTCGAAGCCCGGGCAGAAGGAGTCTCTGCATTTTCTTTGTGGGTTGTATCCGGACGCTTTGGGGATTCACTCTGTATCCATGCGCCCCAAAGCTGATGCTGCGAGCTCTGTTGAGGACGGTTCCTCCTATACTGGTCCTGTTTTTGA AGATCTTGATGAAAAGATAAGGGATGCATTTCACAACTACATAGAAGAGCGGGGCGTGGGTGATAGTCTCTTTCCATTTCTTCGAGCATGGCTATACGTTAAGGATCATCGTAATCTTATGCGATGGTTCAAGTCAGTGGGAACGTTCATTAATGAAAACAAGACAGCAGTTAAGGATTCTTAG
- the LOC18779779 gene encoding uncharacterized protein LOC18779779, which produces MRATQELSETVPGSMPSDEAISTEKDELSPLKAGLRKVKILRDYVSFGKSKKACVEQDSSDSRSSARSEDAASNYPFDTDSLDDDGREESEWSKEDSSVRQSISYETLAYANFAGGLFYSNTNSNGQDDFWVHYSNRKLDIGGLHVDNSSAPVCRPNSWQSSKGRILQWKKRKLSFRSPKAKGESLLKKHYGDEGGDDIDFDRRQLSSSDESSFGSHHTESSISEFGDENFSVGIWEHKEVISRDRHMKLQTQVFFASIDQRSERAAGESACTALVAVITDWLKSNRNEMPVKCEFDSLIRDGSSEWRTLCDNEAYIERFNDKHFDLETILQAKIRPLSVVPEKSFVGFFHPEELGNKDSDFLQGAMSFDSIWDEISRSASECACNSELLVYIVSWNDHFFILKVEQDAFYIIDTLGERLYEGCNQAYILKFDKDTTIQRLPSEAKASNEKSGNQVRPNNCKETKAEGAPVLSQKDLENSDVEEEVVCKGKEACKEYIKSFLVAIPIRELLADLKKGLMASTPLHHRLQIEFHCTKLLQSMDEYSAKETAAAAPAMAVA; this is translated from the exons ATGAGAGCCACTCAAGAACTTTCTGAGACAGTGCCGGGATCAATGCCTTCTGACGAAGCTATTTCCACAGAAAAGGATGAGTTGTCTCCTCTTAAAGCAGGACTGAGAAAGGTGAAAATCCTTAGAGATTATGTTTCATTTGGTAAATCAAAGAAGGCATGCGTCGAGCAAGATAGCAGTGATAGCAGGAGTTCTGCTAGAAGTGAGGATGCTGCATCCAACTATCCATTTGACACAGATTCACTTGATGATGATGGGCGGGAGGAATCAGAGTGGAGTAAGGAGGACTCCAGTGTCAGGCAGTCAATTAGTTATGAAACGCTAGCCTATGCAAACTTTGCTGGTGGCTTGTTTTACTCCAATACTAATAGTAATGGCCAAGATGACTTTTGGGTCCACTATAGCAACCGTAAATTAGATATAGGTGGCTTGCATGTTGACAACTCCAGTGCACCAGTCTGTCGGCCAAACTCGTGGCAGAGTTCCAAGGGAAGAATCCTACaatggaagaagaggaaattgagCTTCAGATCTCCTAAAGCCAAAGGGGAGTCTCTTCTGAAGAAACATTATGGAGACGAGGGTGGAGATGATATTGATTTTGATCGCAGGCAGCTTAGTTCCTCTGATGAATCCAGTTTTGGG TCACATCACACAGAAAGTTCCATTTCTGAATTCGGAGACGAGAATTTTTCTGTTGGCATTTGGGAGCATAAGGAAGTGATAAGCCGTGATAGACATATGAAGCTTCAAACTCAAGTATTTTTTGCTTCAATTGATCAGCGGAGTGAACGTGCTGCTGGAGAGAGTGCATGCACGGCCTTGGTTGCAGTCATTACAGATTGGTTGAAATCCAACAGAAATGAGATGCCTGTCAAGTGTGAATTTGATAGTCTCATTAGAGATGGATCATCAGAGTGGAGAACTCTCTGTGATAACGAGGCCTACATAGAGCGTTTCAATGATAAGCACTTTGATCTTGAGACCATCCTTCAAGCTAAAATTCGTCCACTGTCTGTAGTTCCAGAGAAGTCTTTCGTAGGATTCTTCCATCCTGAAGAACTAGGAAACAAGGATTCTGACTTCCTTCAGGGTGCCATGTCCTTCGATAGCATATGGGATGAGATCAGTCGTTCTGCATCAGAATGTGCATGCAATAGTGAACTTCTGGTCTACATTGTGAGTTGGAACGACCATTTCTTCATACTAAAGGTAGAGCAGGATGCTTTTTACATAATTGACACATTAGGGGAGAGGTTGTATGAAGGTTGCAACCAGGCCTATATCCTGAAATTTGACAAAGACACAACAATCCAAAGATTACCAAGTGAGGCTAAAGCATCAAATGAGAAATCTGGAAATCAGGTACGACCAAACAACTGTAAGGAAACTAAAGCTGAAGGGGCTCCTGTATTGAGCCAGAAAGATTTGGAAAATAGTGATGTGGAAGAGGAGGTTGTATGCAAAGGCAAAGAAGCTTGCAAAGAGTATATTAAAAGCTTTTTGGTTGCTATCCCTATAAGGGAATTGCTGGCGGATCTTAAGAAGGGTTTGATGGCATCAACACCTCTTCATCATCGTCTACAAATTGAATTCCATTGTACCAAGCTCTTGCAGTCAATGGATGAATATTCTGCAAAAGAAACAGCAGCTGCTGCACCAGCAATGGCAGTTGCATAA